Part of the Palaemon carinicauda isolate YSFRI2023 unplaced genomic scaffold, ASM3689809v2 scaffold567, whole genome shotgun sequence genome, actggattatatgctttcatttcatctaggcttcAATACACATTCACACGttctaacaaatagcccaaccaaatTTTCGTTCCAATAAAGGAACTTTCAAATTTATATCTAATTATGAAAAAAGGATAAATTTGCTCAAAATtaaagcaaatttcaggagaaaatgcagagatgctgtttgtgacctgtgcaaagaaagtaatataaaacattttggaacatgaagagaacgagTTACAAGTGTGTTTATGctgtataattgcagaagacggccatgaatcaaggaaatggatggaaaacaaTAAAAGGTTGCCATAACTATTTTCATCATAATCGAATTCAGcgtaaaatgcaataatataatTACACTTACACTTTCACTAAGGAAGACAGTtgtttatgtaaaaaaataatcaagaaagtCTTAGTAAAAGGACTCAAACCACTATAACTGTCTTAAGATATGAATGCTCCGTAAcattcataaataatgataatggttgataccaaaaataaaagataacaaaacACACGGCGACCGTGGTGTTAATCGCATCTACACgaaaatactcatcaaaatagttttataatatatcgatatctcaaatatctatgtgattttctaatgattaaatcttaacttcattccaaatctaatgtgaattatacatttatcaaaaatatatttgggggTTTAATTATTTCGATAGGATTTAATTATTTCGATATAGGCTGCCTTTGTAAAAgcctttttgtccctgaaatcgaagaaATAATTTGCTTCcctgcaagttgctcggagtgagaggagcagcaacaagaaaggagaggaggaaatcctaagtgtttcgaatatctatagacaatttaaaaaCGCTAATCTAAGAatgaaatcagttagatcaaagccacagatgaagaaataagaatAAGTTCCAAACTAGgaggaaagattagaaaatggcttagtaaGCGAGTTTGCACCAACAGCCAGTTACCACCAGCTGCCTAAGGTATTAACTTGCTTCCTCCTCGTTCCGTTGAAGACAATTCTTCAAGTGcggcgatatcaaagaataaaagcaTCATCATATTTTGATTTCAAATGGTTTATATGTTTTAAGCCTTACATTGCAAACCTaccttacattgcagcttctgcatctatacgTTTAAAGCGTTGAGTTGTAGGCCTATCTtatattacagcttctgcatctttAAGTTTTAAGCGttgtattgtaggcctatctgacattacagcttctgcatcgatgtgttttaagtgttgcattgtaggcctatatggcactacagcttctgcatctatagagcatcgCATTGTAAGCCTACCTGaacttacagtcagcaggaacGTTGTTGTTTTTAGGCAGGATTCTAAAACTCAGCAATTATATTCCTTCtgcgtttcttcagtagcagcaaatacgatcaattcatgtgtacaaacgattacgcaattccACCTGAATTTAGACTTACAGCTTCAGATCCCAaggacttctttttcttctttttttttaaggagaaaCTATTttagtgaagttacttttcataaatCAAAGTGACCAGtttgaatatttttaaattttaaagttttaattaaaattcattatatatatatatatatatatatatatatatatatatatatatatatatatatatatatatatatatatatatatatatatatatatatatatcctacgccaatcatttccccagtcgtctctatcttgagctttccaatcaatacttctccttcaaTCATCTACTTCACCCTTCAAATTCTGTAAAATGGAAATGtttaaagaattgtatcaaacatggtctatgaatattgtttgaacttagaccgtcatagttacgaacaaacaacagttatagtgaaatcttggaaattatttgtgactttcgatggatattctaggttggatattcaagttacGGAATGGAAAtacttataggcctaacaaatagaGTATAGAAGTTgaaggtgaaaagtcttttatctttaatgcACATCTCAGTGACAGtcttcagactaaatttccgaccactGAAAGATCGACAAGATATTGTCCTTGTAGATAATATCATGTTTTAATCGTTTACGACTTTCTGCAACATTCCTAGTAACCCGCtgcctcctaataagctattgctgagccataattgaaaacaaggttcctaacagctatgctctcattgcaaaccatagactatagatgggtttagctactcaagtaactgtctgcttctttcaACCTTATcagtcccattgtatagcagggtaggccactcgagtcaactctctccatcaaTTACTGAAGCAGTGTATTGGCCTCCTCATTTTTCCATCCGAGTTTTACAACAAAAAGAGGTTGCAGCagttgaaaataaatttgtttccTAATTCTGGTATGGTAATAATCAAAGGTGTGAGAAAcattctctaatcttgagtagtgccatatcctctgtaccaaggacttccactgtcttgggatagagttctcttgcttgaggctacactcgggcacactattctatcctatttctcttccatttgttttgttaaagtttttttatatttcatataggagatatttattttgatattacgcttcttaagatattttatttttccttgtttcctttcctcactgagctattttccctgttggagcccctgggcttataggattctgcttttccaactagggttgtagcttagcaagaagtagtagtaataataataataataataataataataataataataataataataataataataataataataataataatagagatttttGAAGATTTAGCGTCAGTAAAATGACGGAATACAGCATTTTGGGATAGTTCTATACACCACTCATTCATTGCTATTCGGCTTTGCATGTCATATCCCTGAGTATGAATTATTAACAAGTACAGGGACACTGCCACTGAACATAATATCTTGTGGAATTTGACTTTACATACCTATGAACTTCCTGTAAATAGTACAGCAATATCATCGCAGCCAATCCgtaaaatattagaaataactcACATCGCTTTCTGGAAGGACTTGTTGACATGTAAGGTTTCTAATCAAATTGAATTGACATCAATTCAGAAAATGCCACCGGTATTAAACCCCCTACTGGGAAAGGTAGTCGGTTAATCGTTCTTCATGCTGGGACCGAACGCGGGTTTGTTCCAAACTGTGAACTTGTTTTCCAGTCTAAAAACGATGGCGATTACCACAAACAAATGAATCATACTGTATTCAAGGAGTGGTTCATTTCACAATTCATTCCCAATATACCGCCATCATCGATCATAGTGATGGACAATGCATCCTATCACTCTTTCCAAATTGATAAACCGCCTACGACATCCGATAGAAAAGCTGTAATTAAAGACTGGCTTATCGAGAAAGGAGAAACCCCCGGAGACGATCTCTTGAAGGATGATCTGCTTGCTATGGTAAAACAGCATACGTCAAGATGGCCACGCAAGTATGAAATTGACATTATTGCGAGTAAGCACGGCCACAAAGTGGTAAGACTTCCTCCATATCATTGTCAATATAACCCAATTGAATTAATATGGAGCCAAGTCAAACAGTATgtggcaaagaaaaataattttaaaatgtcgGACCTCAAATCTCTTATAAGTGAAGCGTTACAGCAAGTAACACcggaaaattggaaaaatgcagTTAACCATGCAGAGACTCTTCAAAGGGATGATACTTCAAGAGATTTAGCCATCGACAATTTTTTTGATTCTTTTGATATAAATCTAGAATCATCTGATGAAGAGGAATCATAATGAATAGTacccattttttgtttatttcactgaaatcattaatgtttttctttcattttcaatgtaaatatcctttcattcttttctttcttttgtgatgtaaatattcattcagtttttaattaatttgaaatgtagcctacattttttttttcattgttaatgtaaacattaatttagcttccaaaataatttagttatacaaataaaaaaatgttacatatttttaatataaaagatgtgcagaaataaatctctataatcctggcattcttgtgtatcgttatcagtataacattcatgactcaaaactatcatctatttgttttgataaatccttacaaagactatgaaacacaaattgatattttcatcaggtatgacactcaagcaaaagtatcttatattttgaagataaaaacgtgccaaacctaaaacaaaatattcaaagtaaattgcaaagctagaacaaagtccatagaaagaaggcatgataatataaaaagaaagtgtatcggatactcttaatgaagataattgggcgtctatactacgtatagataatatatttaattgttgtcgataattctgtgtaacccatgtatctttatgacactatttcagtttacctgcctaaatttacacaggatctctctctctctctctctctctctctctctctctctctctctctctctcacacacacacacacacacacacacatatatatatatatatatatatatatatatatatatatatatatatatatatgtatgcagaagaaccacagggaaaatgaaaatacagaatatacacttgagtcctgactagtttcgtgatacttcctcagaggactgatttattgagagaggtttcttacaatttatagggaaagcaaaagtacgaacatacatatagagatttagagatcaatgacactcccttacccgctacctgggcttgactcaggtgtgaggaggaggagtccgcaagctcgttagacacctgctaaaaagggtcatttctagtggcgggtatattcttgttttcttcttattttactttcattacagttatttatatgtcaatgcggtagccttatctatataaatacataagcaaaacatacacaaacatacaaatatatatacatatatatatacatatatatatacacatacatacacatacatatatatacatatatacacataaacatatacatatacatacacatatacatatatatacatacatacagatacaaatacatatacatatacataaatacttacacatacacatatatatacatacacatacatatatacatatatatacacatacatatatacatatatacatatatacacatacatacttatgcatatatacatttatatgtatacaacattaatatcataaacatataatcatgtatatatcaatacttatatctagcataacactatatagtgccaatatacttatgcatactatataaaataattgt contains:
- the LOC137637174 gene encoding uncharacterized protein — protein: MKLHNAESPTAATSAVNQDSGESKNATGIKPPTGKGSRLIVLHAGTERGFVPNCELVFQSKNDGDYHKQMNHTVFKEWFISQFIPNIPPSSIIVMDNASYHSFQIDKPPTTSDRKAVIKDWLIEKGETPGDDLLKDDLLAMVKQHTSRWPRKYEIDIIASKHGHKVVRLPPYHCQYNPIELIWSQVKQYVAKKNNFKMSDLKSLISEALQQVTPENWKNAVNHAETLQRDDTSRDLAIDNFFDSFDINLESSDEEES